In Musa acuminata AAA Group cultivar baxijiao chromosome BXJ2-8, Cavendish_Baxijiao_AAA, whole genome shotgun sequence, one genomic interval encodes:
- the LOC135619436 gene encoding serine/threonine-protein kinase MPS1-like isoform X1: protein MDRKANLQARPASDRPSAADANFTHSSSSSSCTFSPPEFLRQAHAVFKRHRRLGGMESKICRATRVLVPQTEPSDSMASMSTLTTNETAKAVLPTGSVVGVRRLVKAPIDQRENRAIAVAGLLEDASINPPSVTETLTVAGDDKASSFGLQKSNFDLMADRKQSSLVVMSSQVSPPHALMDNDMKKEILTFQSTHLNTDGKMETISSFLHSLALTGVESYLGTQVGTNDQDLKLQNHGNLEVFGTSMKFGGTSMLENTKEPKHDQCYVEPMARCSVLDSSCVTSLSVNTGPTFQSTHAQPAGKTSFLTQVSSSAKEVSSSIKDHVPMEELGAIKNGCDWDTDRQHNLHLAESVKEKGLCGYANYLPSQAPLTNNPSSNIEVCPSQSSKVEKSRQKKKYDPTVFFKVNGKLYQKLGKIGSGGSSEVHKVISSDCTIYALKKIRLRGRDYPTAYGFCQEIEYLNKLKGKSNIIQLIDYEVTDKTLFQEVADESVNIKDKRVKDDECIYMVLEYGEIDLAHMLSQKWKEINTSGCKIDENWLRFYWQQMLEAVNTIHEERIVHSDLKPANFLLVRGSLKLIDFGIAKAIMSDTTNIQRDAQVGTLNYMSPEAFMCNECDSNGNIIKCGRPSDIWSLGCILYQMVYGKTPFAEYKTFWAKFKVVTDRNHEVVYERVSNPWLIDLMRRCLAWDRNERWRIPQLLQHPFLVPRMPRELPPLDDNHPCKLLVERIGTYWSNPEVSRLCLELHEVIIMLEKVQKSPNVCVEPNGS from the exons ATGGATCGGAAGGCTAACCTTCAGGCGCGTCCGGCTTCGGACCGTCCCAGCGCCGCCGACGCCAACTTCACccactcttcctcctcttcctcatgcACCTTCTCTCCCCCCGAGTTCCTCCGTCAGGCTCATGCTGTCTTCAAGCGCCACAGACGTCTTG GTGGCATGGAGTCTAAAATCTGTCGGGCGACTCGTGTCTTGGTTCCTCAAACTGAGCCATCGGACAGCATGGCCTCGATGTCTACCTTAACCACGAACGAGACTGCAAAGGCTGTTCTACCGACTGGATCGGTTGTCGGAGTAAGGAGGTTGGTGAAAGCACCAATTGATCAGAGGGAAAACCGTGCAATTGCTGTGGCTGGTCTGCTGGAGGATGCCTCGATCAACCCCCCTTCGGTTACTGAAACTTTAACTGTTGCTGGGGATGATAAAGCAAGCTCTTTTGGCTTGCAGAAGAGCAACTTTGACTTGATGGCTGATCGAAAGCAGTCCTCCTTGGTAGTTATGTCATCTCAAGTGTCACCTCCACATGCATTAATGGACAATGATATGAAGAAGGAAATTTTAACTTTTCAGA GTACACACTTGAACACTGATGGTAAAATGGAGACCATTTCTTCTTTCTTGCATTCTCTCGCATTGACAGGGGTGGAGAGCTACTTGGGAACTCAGGTGGGGACAAATGATCAGGATTTAAAGCTGCAAAATCATGGAAATCTGGAGGTGTTTGGGACCAGCATGAAGTTTGGAGGCACTAGCATGTTAGAAAATACAAAAGAACCTAAGCATGATCAGTGTTATGTGGAACCAATGGCTAGATGTTCAGTTCTGGATTCTTCATGTGTCACTTCATTGTCGGTTAACACGGGTCCAACATTTCAGTCCACACATGCTCAGCCAGCTGGGAAGACTTCCTTCTTAACTCAAGTGTCTTCTTCTGCTAAAGAGGTGTCATCAAGTATTAAGGATCATGTTCCTATGGAAGAGCTAGGGGCTATCAAGAATGGCTGTGATTGGGATACTGATCGTCAACACAATCTTCATTTGGCTGAAAGTGTTAAGGAGAAAGGGCTTTGTGGTTATGCTAACTATCTGCCATCTCAAGCTCCATTGACAAATAACCCATCTTCAAATATCGAAGTATGCCCTTCTCAGTCAAGCAAAGTTGAGAAGTCTCGTCAAAAAAAGAAGTATGATCCAACTGTATTTTTCAAAGTTAATGGGAAGCTTTATCAAAAGCTTGGTAAGATAGGAAGTGGAGGAAGTAGTGAAGTTCACAAGGTAATATCATCAGATTGTACTATATATGCTTTGAAGAAGATAAGGCTTAGAGGACGTGACTATCCCACTGCCTATGGATTTTGTCAAGAGATCGAGTATCTGAACAAGTTGAAGGGAAAGAGCAACATTATTCAACTTATTGACTatgag GTGACAGATAAAACTTTATTTCAAGAAGTTGCCGATGAATCTGTGAATATCAAGGACAAGAGAGTGAAGGATGATGAGTGTATCTACATGGTGCTTGAGTATGGAGAAATAGATCTAGCTCACATGCTTTCACAGAAGTGGAAGGAGATCAATACTTCAGGTTGTAAAATAGATGAGAATTGGCTACGATTTTATTGGCAG CAAATGCTTGAAGCTGTTAATACAATACATGAGGAGCGTATTGTGCACTCTGATCTGAAGCCTGCCAACTTTCTACTGGTCAGGGGCTCACTCAAGCTTATTGACTTTGGCATCGCCAAAGCTATAATGAGCGATACCACAAACATACAGCGAGATGCACAG GTCGGAACCCTAAACTACATGTCTCCGGAGGCATTCATGTGTAACGAGTGTGACTCAAACGGAAACATTATCAAGTGTGGGCGCCCATCTGACATCTGGTCTCTTGGTTGCATTCTCTATCAAATGGTCTATGGCAAAACACCTTTTGCAGAATACAAGACTTTTTGGGCCAAGTTCAAGGTTGTTACAGATAGGAACCATGAGGTTGTATATGAGCGGGTCTCCAATCCTTGGCTTATTGATCTTATGCGAAGATGTCTTGCATGGGACCGCAACGAGAGATGGCGAATTCCACAGCTGCTTCAGCACCCATTTCTTGTTCCTAGAATGCCAAGAGAGCTTCCTCCATTAGACGATAATCATCCTTGTAAATTGCTTGTAGAGAGGATTGGCACTTATTGGAGCAATCCTGAAGTGTCTAGGCTGTGTTTGGAGCTCCATGAGGTCATAATCATGCTCGAGAAAGTACAAAAGAGTCCAAATGTATGTGTGGAGCCAAATGGTTCTTGA
- the LOC135619436 gene encoding serine/threonine-protein kinase MPS1-like isoform X2 → MDRKANLQARPASDRPSAADANFTHSSSSSSCTFSPPEFLRQAHAVFKRHRRLGGMESKICRATRVLVPQTEPSDSMASMSTLTTNETAKAVLPTGSVVGVRRLVKAPIDQRENRAIAVAGLLEDASINPPSVTETLTVAGDDKASSFGLQKSNFDLMADRKQSSLVVMSSQVSPPHALMDNDMKKEILTFQRVESYLGTQVGTNDQDLKLQNHGNLEVFGTSMKFGGTSMLENTKEPKHDQCYVEPMARCSVLDSSCVTSLSVNTGPTFQSTHAQPAGKTSFLTQVSSSAKEVSSSIKDHVPMEELGAIKNGCDWDTDRQHNLHLAESVKEKGLCGYANYLPSQAPLTNNPSSNIEVCPSQSSKVEKSRQKKKYDPTVFFKVNGKLYQKLGKIGSGGSSEVHKVISSDCTIYALKKIRLRGRDYPTAYGFCQEIEYLNKLKGKSNIIQLIDYEVTDKTLFQEVADESVNIKDKRVKDDECIYMVLEYGEIDLAHMLSQKWKEINTSGCKIDENWLRFYWQQMLEAVNTIHEERIVHSDLKPANFLLVRGSLKLIDFGIAKAIMSDTTNIQRDAQVGTLNYMSPEAFMCNECDSNGNIIKCGRPSDIWSLGCILYQMVYGKTPFAEYKTFWAKFKVVTDRNHEVVYERVSNPWLIDLMRRCLAWDRNERWRIPQLLQHPFLVPRMPRELPPLDDNHPCKLLVERIGTYWSNPEVSRLCLELHEVIIMLEKVQKSPNVCVEPNGS, encoded by the exons ATGGATCGGAAGGCTAACCTTCAGGCGCGTCCGGCTTCGGACCGTCCCAGCGCCGCCGACGCCAACTTCACccactcttcctcctcttcctcatgcACCTTCTCTCCCCCCGAGTTCCTCCGTCAGGCTCATGCTGTCTTCAAGCGCCACAGACGTCTTG GTGGCATGGAGTCTAAAATCTGTCGGGCGACTCGTGTCTTGGTTCCTCAAACTGAGCCATCGGACAGCATGGCCTCGATGTCTACCTTAACCACGAACGAGACTGCAAAGGCTGTTCTACCGACTGGATCGGTTGTCGGAGTAAGGAGGTTGGTGAAAGCACCAATTGATCAGAGGGAAAACCGTGCAATTGCTGTGGCTGGTCTGCTGGAGGATGCCTCGATCAACCCCCCTTCGGTTACTGAAACTTTAACTGTTGCTGGGGATGATAAAGCAAGCTCTTTTGGCTTGCAGAAGAGCAACTTTGACTTGATGGCTGATCGAAAGCAGTCCTCCTTGGTAGTTATGTCATCTCAAGTGTCACCTCCACATGCATTAATGGACAATGATATGAAGAAGGAAATTTTAACTTTTCAGA GGGTGGAGAGCTACTTGGGAACTCAGGTGGGGACAAATGATCAGGATTTAAAGCTGCAAAATCATGGAAATCTGGAGGTGTTTGGGACCAGCATGAAGTTTGGAGGCACTAGCATGTTAGAAAATACAAAAGAACCTAAGCATGATCAGTGTTATGTGGAACCAATGGCTAGATGTTCAGTTCTGGATTCTTCATGTGTCACTTCATTGTCGGTTAACACGGGTCCAACATTTCAGTCCACACATGCTCAGCCAGCTGGGAAGACTTCCTTCTTAACTCAAGTGTCTTCTTCTGCTAAAGAGGTGTCATCAAGTATTAAGGATCATGTTCCTATGGAAGAGCTAGGGGCTATCAAGAATGGCTGTGATTGGGATACTGATCGTCAACACAATCTTCATTTGGCTGAAAGTGTTAAGGAGAAAGGGCTTTGTGGTTATGCTAACTATCTGCCATCTCAAGCTCCATTGACAAATAACCCATCTTCAAATATCGAAGTATGCCCTTCTCAGTCAAGCAAAGTTGAGAAGTCTCGTCAAAAAAAGAAGTATGATCCAACTGTATTTTTCAAAGTTAATGGGAAGCTTTATCAAAAGCTTGGTAAGATAGGAAGTGGAGGAAGTAGTGAAGTTCACAAGGTAATATCATCAGATTGTACTATATATGCTTTGAAGAAGATAAGGCTTAGAGGACGTGACTATCCCACTGCCTATGGATTTTGTCAAGAGATCGAGTATCTGAACAAGTTGAAGGGAAAGAGCAACATTATTCAACTTATTGACTatgag GTGACAGATAAAACTTTATTTCAAGAAGTTGCCGATGAATCTGTGAATATCAAGGACAAGAGAGTGAAGGATGATGAGTGTATCTACATGGTGCTTGAGTATGGAGAAATAGATCTAGCTCACATGCTTTCACAGAAGTGGAAGGAGATCAATACTTCAGGTTGTAAAATAGATGAGAATTGGCTACGATTTTATTGGCAG CAAATGCTTGAAGCTGTTAATACAATACATGAGGAGCGTATTGTGCACTCTGATCTGAAGCCTGCCAACTTTCTACTGGTCAGGGGCTCACTCAAGCTTATTGACTTTGGCATCGCCAAAGCTATAATGAGCGATACCACAAACATACAGCGAGATGCACAG GTCGGAACCCTAAACTACATGTCTCCGGAGGCATTCATGTGTAACGAGTGTGACTCAAACGGAAACATTATCAAGTGTGGGCGCCCATCTGACATCTGGTCTCTTGGTTGCATTCTCTATCAAATGGTCTATGGCAAAACACCTTTTGCAGAATACAAGACTTTTTGGGCCAAGTTCAAGGTTGTTACAGATAGGAACCATGAGGTTGTATATGAGCGGGTCTCCAATCCTTGGCTTATTGATCTTATGCGAAGATGTCTTGCATGGGACCGCAACGAGAGATGGCGAATTCCACAGCTGCTTCAGCACCCATTTCTTGTTCCTAGAATGCCAAGAGAGCTTCCTCCATTAGACGATAATCATCCTTGTAAATTGCTTGTAGAGAGGATTGGCACTTATTGGAGCAATCCTGAAGTGTCTAGGCTGTGTTTGGAGCTCCATGAGGTCATAATCATGCTCGAGAAAGTACAAAAGAGTCCAAATGTATGTGTGGAGCCAAATGGTTCTTGA